From Rhodovastum atsumiense, a single genomic window includes:
- a CDS encoding ABC transporter permease, giving the protein MSATASTVRRPRALARLWDSDVVWSFRHSPIAVISALVVAVLVIAAVFSRWLAPHDPFDLASLSLMDSLRPPAFLGGEGDWSFPLGTDDQGRDVLSTIMYGMRVSLVVGVLAVGFALVVGIVIGLVAGYVGGLVDTVLMRIADIQLTFPAILIALLVDGIVRAVLPRDLHDQLQIYVLVFAIGIARWPQFARTVRGSTLIERGREYVMAARVIGLSPLRIMATHILPNVLGPVLVIATLNVGLAIVDEATLSFLGVGLPPTQPSLGTLIRIGNDFLFSGEWWITIFPGLTLAMLVLSINLLGDWLRDALNPRLR; this is encoded by the coding sequence ATGAGCGCCACCGCCTCCACCGTCCGCCGTCCCCGCGCGCTGGCGCGGCTCTGGGACAGCGACGTCGTCTGGTCGTTCCGGCATTCGCCGATCGCGGTCATCTCCGCCCTGGTGGTGGCCGTGCTGGTCATCGCCGCGGTGTTCTCGCGCTGGCTGGCGCCGCACGACCCGTTCGACCTGGCGAGCCTGTCGCTGATGGACAGCCTGCGCCCGCCCGCCTTCCTGGGCGGTGAGGGCGACTGGAGCTTCCCGCTCGGCACCGATGACCAGGGCCGGGACGTGCTCTCGACGATCATGTACGGCATGCGCGTCAGCCTGGTGGTGGGCGTGCTGGCGGTGGGCTTCGCCCTGGTCGTCGGCATCGTCATCGGGCTGGTCGCGGGCTATGTGGGCGGTCTGGTCGACACCGTGCTGATGCGCATCGCCGACATCCAGTTGACCTTCCCGGCGATCCTGATCGCGCTGCTGGTGGACGGCATCGTGCGCGCCGTGCTGCCGCGGGATCTGCACGACCAGTTGCAGATCTACGTGCTGGTCTTCGCCATCGGCATCGCCCGCTGGCCGCAATTCGCCCGCACCGTGCGCGGCTCCACCCTGATCGAGCGCGGTCGCGAATACGTCATGGCGGCGCGCGTCATCGGGCTCTCGCCGCTGCGCATCATGGCGACCCATATCCTGCCGAACGTGCTCGGCCCGGTGCTGGTGATCGCGACCCTGAACGTGGGGCTCGCGATCGTCGACGAGGCCACGCTGTCCTTCCTGGGCGTCGGGCTGCCGCCGACTCAGCCCTCGCTCGGCACGCTGATCCGAATTGGCAACGATTTCCTGTTTTCCGGCGAATGGTGGATCACGATCTTTCCGGGACTCACGCTGGCCATGCTGGTGCTGTCCATCAACCTGCTCGGCGACTGGCTGCGCGATGCGCTGAATCCGCGGCTGCGATGA
- a CDS encoding ABC transporter permease yields MFAFIISRLLQAIPVLLVVGFISFAMFAFVGDPVSIMLGQDATEAQRQALVQQLGLDQPFLVQYAKFMWAVAQGQFGISYRIARPVSELILERLPATVELAFSAALLALAVGVPMGVYTGIRRHSPLARAFMVFSLLGVSLPTFLIGILLILVFSVVLGWLPSFGRGEVVHFAHWSTGFLTLSGLRSLVLPAVTLAMFQMTLIMRLVRAEMLEVLRSDYIKFARARGLSERVINFGHALKNTLVPVITIVGLQIGGLLAFSIVTETVFQWPGMGLLLVQSIGVADIPVMSAYLLLIAVFFVLINLIVDLLYYAVDPRLRLDRRGAGAAR; encoded by the coding sequence ATGTTCGCCTTCATCATCTCACGGCTTCTGCAGGCGATCCCGGTGCTGCTCGTCGTCGGCTTCATCTCCTTCGCCATGTTCGCCTTCGTCGGTGATCCGGTCAGCATCATGCTCGGCCAGGACGCCACCGAGGCGCAGCGCCAGGCGCTGGTGCAGCAGCTCGGCCTCGACCAGCCCTTCCTGGTGCAGTACGCGAAATTCATGTGGGCGGTGGCGCAGGGGCAGTTCGGCATTTCCTACCGTATCGCCCGCCCGGTCTCCGAGCTGATCCTCGAACGCCTGCCCGCCACCGTGGAACTGGCCTTCTCGGCGGCGCTGCTGGCGCTGGCGGTCGGCGTGCCGATGGGCGTCTACACCGGCATCCGCCGCCATTCGCCGCTGGCACGCGCCTTCATGGTGTTCTCGCTGCTGGGCGTGTCGCTGCCCACCTTCCTGATCGGCATCCTGCTGATCCTGGTCTTCTCCGTGGTGCTGGGCTGGCTGCCGAGCTTCGGCCGCGGCGAGGTGGTGCATTTCGCACACTGGAGCACCGGCTTCCTGACTCTCAGCGGGCTGCGCTCGCTGGTGCTGCCGGCGGTCACGCTGGCGATGTTCCAGATGACGCTGATCATGCGGCTGGTGCGGGCGGAGATGCTGGAAGTGCTGCGCAGCGACTACATCAAGTTCGCCCGCGCCCGCGGCCTGTCGGAGCGCGTCATCAATTTCGGCCATGCCCTGAAGAACACGCTGGTGCCGGTGATCACCATCGTCGGGTTGCAGATCGGCGGCCTGCTGGCCTTCTCGATCGTCACCGAAACGGTGTTCCAGTGGCCGGGCATGGGGCTGCTGCTGGTGCAATCGATCGGCGTCGCCGATATCCCGGTGATGTCCGCCTACCTGCTGCTGATCGCGGTGTTCTTCGTGCTGATCAACCTGATCGTCGATTTGCTTTACTATGCAGTTGATCCGCGGCTGCGCCTGGACCGTCGCGGCGCGGGGGCGGCGCGATGA
- a CDS encoding ABC transporter ATP-binding protein, producing MPLLDVQDLVVEFPTRRGVLRALDGVSLAIDPGEVLGVVGESGAGKSMTGAAIIGLLEPPGRIAGGRILLDGNRIDDLPPERMRLIRGRQIGAIFQDPLTTLNPLHSVGRQLVETMQTHLRLSDRDARERAVQWLEDVGIPAARRRIDAYPHEFSGGMRQRVVIALALCAEPRLIIADEPTTALDVSIQAQIIALLRRLTRDHGTSVMLVTHDMGVIAETADRVAVMYAGRIAEIGPVRDVVKHPAHPYTEGLMGSIPSLEHRVGRLRQIDGAMPRLNAIPPGCAFNPRCPRVFDRCHVERPDLLQAGATRAACWLHDRGAVHPAQVAADA from the coding sequence ATGCCGTTGCTCGACGTGCAGGACCTGGTGGTCGAATTCCCGACGCGGCGCGGCGTGCTGCGTGCCCTCGACGGCGTTTCCCTCGCCATCGATCCCGGCGAGGTGCTCGGGGTGGTGGGCGAGAGCGGGGCGGGCAAGTCGATGACGGGCGCCGCCATCATCGGCCTGCTGGAACCCCCCGGCCGGATCGCCGGCGGGCGCATCCTGCTGGATGGCAACCGCATCGACGACCTGCCGCCCGAGCGCATGCGCCTGATCCGCGGCCGCCAGATCGGCGCGATCTTCCAGGATCCGCTGACCACGCTCAATCCGTTGCATTCGGTCGGCCGCCAACTGGTCGAGACCATGCAGACGCATCTGCGCCTGTCCGACCGCGACGCCCGCGAACGGGCCGTCCAATGGCTGGAGGATGTCGGCATCCCGGCGGCGCGCCGTCGCATCGACGCCTATCCGCACGAATTCTCCGGCGGCATGCGCCAGCGCGTGGTGATCGCGCTCGCGCTCTGCGCCGAGCCGCGCCTCATCATCGCCGACGAGCCGACCACCGCGCTCGATGTGTCGATCCAGGCGCAGATCATCGCGCTGCTCCGGCGCCTCACCCGCGACCACGGCACCTCGGTGATGCTGGTGACCCATGACATGGGGGTGATCGCCGAGACCGCCGATCGCGTCGCCGTCATGTATGCCGGCCGCATCGCCGAGATCGGGCCGGTGCGCGACGTGGTGAAGCATCCCGCCCACCCCTACACGGAAGGCCTGATGGGCAGCATCCCTTCGCTCGAGCATCGGGTCGGGCGGCTGCGCCAGATCGATGGCGCCATGCCCCGCCTGAATGCCATCCCGCCGGGCTGCGCCTTCAATCCGCGCTGCCCGCGTGTGTTCGACCGTTGCCATGTCGAGCGCCCGGACCTGCTGCAGGCCGGCGCCACCCGCGCCGCCTGCTGGCTGCATGATCGCGGCGCGGTGCACCCGGCCCAGGTGGCGGCCGATGCCTGA
- a CDS encoding ABC transporter ATP-binding protein yields MPEGSLRAASGPVVLEAIEVSRSFDVSRPWLQRKLAREKRAVLRAVDDVSFAIPRGTTLSLVGESGCGKSTVARLSVGLYPPSGGEIRFEGQPLSAARAQPALRRRMNMIFQDPYASLNPRWRVRDIVAEPIRAFGLLRTRADIAARVGQLLMQVGLSPADGEKFPHEFSGGQRQRISIARALSSEPEFLVCDEPTSALDVSVQAQILNLMRDLQARLGLTYLFISHNLAVVRHVSDRLGVMYLGRIVEIGPVEAIFRTPHHPYTRMLLDAIPDLEMAGRARIPVGGEVPSPIDPPSGCPFHPRCPLANARCREEKPGHTRVQAPEGPVLAACHAVEEGRAQP; encoded by the coding sequence ATGCCTGAGGGATCGCTGCGCGCCGCGTCCGGCCCGGTGGTGCTGGAGGCGATCGAGGTCTCCCGCAGCTTCGACGTCTCGCGTCCCTGGCTGCAACGCAAGCTGGCGCGCGAGAAGCGCGCCGTGCTGCGGGCGGTCGACGATGTCAGCTTCGCCATTCCCCGCGGCACCACGCTGTCGCTGGTGGGCGAGAGCGGCTGCGGCAAGTCAACCGTCGCCCGGCTGTCGGTGGGGCTCTATCCGCCGAGCGGGGGCGAGATCCGCTTCGAGGGCCAGCCGCTCTCGGCCGCGCGGGCGCAGCCGGCACTGCGCCGGCGCATGAACATGATCTTCCAGGACCCGTACGCCTCGCTCAATCCCCGCTGGCGGGTACGGGATATCGTGGCCGAGCCGATCCGCGCCTTCGGCCTGCTGCGCACGCGCGCCGATATCGCCGCGCGGGTCGGGCAGTTGCTGATGCAGGTCGGGCTTTCCCCGGCCGATGGGGAGAAATTCCCGCACGAATTCTCCGGCGGCCAGCGCCAGCGCATCTCGATCGCGCGGGCGCTGTCGAGCGAGCCGGAATTCCTGGTCTGCGACGAGCCGACCAGCGCGCTGGATGTCTCGGTGCAGGCGCAGATCCTGAACCTGATGCGCGACCTGCAGGCGCGGCTGGGGCTGACCTACCTGTTCATCAGCCACAATCTCGCGGTGGTGCGCCACGTCTCCGACCGGCTCGGGGTGATGTATCTCGGCCGCATCGTCGAGATCGGCCCGGTCGAGGCGATCTTCCGCACGCCGCACCACCCCTACACGCGGATGCTGCTGGACGCGATCCCGGATCTCGAGATGGCCGGCCGCGCCCGCATCCCTGTGGGCGGCGAGGTGCCGAGCCCGATCGATCCACCCTCGGGCTGCCCGTTCCACCCGCGCTGCCCGCTCGCCAATGCGCGCTGCCGGGAGGAGAAGCCCGGGCACACCCGGGTCCAGGCTCCCGAGGGGCCGGTGCTCGCGGCCTGCCACGCCGTGGAGGAAGGGCGCGCGCAACCCTGA
- a CDS encoding DUF6614 family protein, producing MQDLFERMATRTGADEEAHHGMNSLVRNTQFGLTRDFPDPVRQRGEDGSERKARTPPQRRSDQDGPRWRGFSAGHVVM from the coding sequence TTGCAGGACCTGTTTGAGCGCATGGCGACCCGCACGGGGGCGGACGAGGAGGCGCATCACGGCATGAATTCGCTGGTGCGCAATACCCAGTTCGGTCTGACCCGCGATTTTCCCGACCCGGTCCGCCAGCGCGGCGAGGACGGTTCTGAGAGAAAGGCCAGGACTCCACCCCAGAGGCGCTCGGATCAGGACGGGCCGCGTTGGCGGGGTTTCAGCG